In Cellulomonas sp. JZ18, the DNA window CAGGCGGGCCACGTCGCCGTCGCCGAAGCGCGCCACCACCTCGGGGTCGAAGCCGGCGAACGCGGTGCGGAACGCCGGCCGCTTGCGCAGGATCGTGATCCAGGCGAGTCCGGACTGGAACGCCTCGAGCGCGAGGCGCTCGAACAGCGCGTGCTCGTCGTGCACGGGCACGCCCCACTCCTCGTCGTGGTAAGCGGCGTAGAGCGGGTCGCCGTCGCCGAAGCAGCGGCCGGCGACCAGCGGCAGGGCGTCCCCGGGGGAGCCGCCGGGCGGGACGGGGGTCTCGGTCATGCGGCGAGTCTGCTCGTCCCCGCCGACATCCCGGCGTGTCGGGCTCCGCCGTGTGCAGGGACGGGCGGGACGGTCGGGCTGGGGTCGGGTCGGTGCCGTCAGTCCTGCGCGCGCCGCTCCACGAGCGCGGCGATGCCGTCGAGGATGACGCGGGTGCCGAAGTCGAGCCCGGTCCCCGTGGGACCGGGGGGCGCCGCGGCCGGGTCGAGGGCGCCGCCGGCGACGGCGCGCGCCAGCGCCGGCTGCGTCGCGGGGTCGACGAGCCGGGCGATCACCGCGTCCGGGTCGGCGGGCTCGTCGTCGCCGGCGGCCCGCTCGCGCACCGTGTACGCGTCGATCAGCCGCGCCCAGTCGAGCTGGTGGCTCGACAGCACCCCGACCACCGACAGCTTCTCGGGCTCCGTCAGCCGCGTGTCCTCGAGGCACGCGAGCATCGCGTCCATCCACGCGAGCCGGTTGGGACCGACGGCGAAGATCGTGCTCGTCGTGCGGGCCAGCCAGGGGTGGGCGGCGAGGACGGGCCGCTGCAGCTCGAGCAGCAGCTCGGTCCGCTCGCGCCAGCCGCCGACCTCGGGGCCGACGTGCGGAGGGCGTCCGGCCGCGCGGTCGGCCATGAGCATGAGGACCTCGTCCTTGCTCGTGACGTAGCGGTAGAGCGACATGGTCGTGAAGCCGAGGGACTCCGCCAGCCGTGCCATCGACACCGCCTCGAGGCCCTCGGCGTCGGCCAGCGCGATGCCGGCGTCGGCGATCTGCTCGAGCGACAGCCCGGGGCGCGGACCGCGCCGTGCGGGTGCGGAGCCGCGCCACAGGACGGCGAGGTCCGGCGGGAGGTCCGCGAGGTCCGGCGGGGTCGCGACGTCCGGGTCCGCGCGCTCGGCCTGCCGACGCGCCTTCTCGGCCTCGCGCACGGCGCGGCGCCGTGCGAGCGCCGCGGCGCGGTCCGCCTGCTCGGCCTCCCGCAGCGCGCGTGCCGCCTCACGCGCGGCGTCGGCCGCCTCGCGCTCGCGCTCCCGGCGGCGCTGCTCGTCCTCCTTCGCCCGCTCGGCGTCGGCACGCGCGCGCTCGCGCTCGCGACGCTCGGCGGCACGGCGGGCGTCGCGCTCGTCCTTCTCGGCCTGCCGGCGCGCCTGCTCGGCGTCGCGCCGGGCGCGCTCGGCCTCCTTCTGCGCCGCGCGCTCCGCCTTCTCGCGGTCGCGGCGGGCGCGTTCGGCCTCGCGCCGTGCGGCCGGGTCGTCGTCGGCGGTCGTGGGGGTCGATCGGTCGTCGTCCATTGACTCCCGATCCTACAAGTGTGTATGACATACACACACAGTTTGCGACGTACACAGAAGGAGGTGCGTGATGGAGGAGCCCGTCATCGAGGTCCGGGGCCTGCGCAAGGCCTACGGCGGCCGGACCGTGCTCGGGGGCGTCGACCTCACCGTCCGGCGGGGCCAGGTCCTCGCGCTGCTCGGCCCGAACGGCGCCGGGAAGACCACGACCGTGCGGATCCTGGCGACGCTCGTCGCACCGGACGGCGGCACCGCGCGCGTCGCCGGGTACGACGTGCGCCGGGAGCCCGCGCGCGTCCGGGCGGCCCTGAGCCTCACGGGTCAGTACGCGGCCGTCGACGAGCTGCTCACGGGTGAGGAGAACGTGCGGCTCGCCGCCCGCCTCGCGCACGTGCCCCGCCGGCTCGTGCGCGCGCGGGCCGCCGAGATGCTCGAGCTGTTCGACCTCACCGACGCCGCACGTCGCACCGTGCGGACGTACTCCGGCGGGATGCGCCGGCGCCTCGACCTCGCCGTGAGCCTGCTGAGCCGACCCCAGGTCCTCGTCCTGGACGAGCCCACCACAGGCCTGGACCCGCGCAGCCGTGCGGCCCTGTGGGACGTGGTGCGATCCGTCGTCGCCGCGGGCGGGACCGTCCTGCTCACGACCCAGTACCTGGAGGAGGCCGATGCGCTCGCGCACCGTGTCGCCGTCATCGACCGCGGCGTCGTCGTCGCGGACGGCACCGCCGCGGAGCTCAAGGCCGCGGTGGGGTCGGCGCACGTCGAGCTCGCGCTCGCCGACGGCACCACCGAGCGGCTCGTGACGGACGGCTCGGTCGCCGACGTGCGGCGCGTCCTCGGCGACGTCGAGCGGCGCCGGCTCGACGTCGTGCACTGGCAGGTGCGCACGCCCACCCTCGACGACGCCTTCCTCGCCCTGACCGGCCACGACACCGGGCCGTCCGCACCGGCGGACGGCCGCACGCCGGCCCTCGCCACGCCGGCCCTCGCCACGTCCGCCACGACCACCGTCTCGTCCGACCGGGAGCCCCGATGACCACCGTCGACCTCACCCCGCGCCCCGTGCCGCCGCCCCCCGGGCCTCTCGACGCCGTGCGCGACACGCTCGCGCTCGTGGGCCGCAGCGTCCGCCGGTCCACCCGGCAGCTCGACACGCTGCTGCTCGCGGTGCTGCTGCCCGTCGTGCTGCTGCTGATGTTCGTCTACGTCTTCGGCGGCGCGATCAGCACCGGCATGGCGTACGTGGACTTCGTCGTCCCGGCGATCGTGCTGCTGACCGCCGGCTACGGCGCGGCGACGACGGCCGTCGACGTGGCGGGCGACATGACCAACGGCATCGTCGACCGCTTCCGGAGCATGCCGGTCCCGGCCGGTGCCGTGCTGACCGGGCACGTGGTGGCGAGCCTGGCACGCAACGCGCTGTCCACCGCGCTCGTCGTCGTGGTCGCGCTGCTCGTGGGGTTCGACCCGGCGGCGTCCGCGGGCGGCTGGCTCGCCGCGCTCGGCGTGCTGACCGTCTACGTGCTGGCCCTGACCTGGGTGGCCGTGGCGATCGGGCTCGTCGCGTCCGGGCCGGAGGCGGCGAGCGGGTTCACGTTCGTCATCCTCTTCCTGCCGTACCTCTCGAGCGCGTTCGTGCCGGTCGACACCATGCCCGGGGTGCTCGCGACGGTCGCGGGCCTGAACCCCGTGACGCCCACCGCGGACGCGCTGCGGGCGCTGCTGCTCGGGATGCCGGTCGGCTCGACCGTCCTCGTCGCGGCCGCCTGGTGGGTCGGGGTGCTGGTCGTCGCCCGCGCGGCCGCCGCCGTCCTGTTCCGGCGCCGCTGAGCGGGTGCGGGCGCGGGCGTGGCGTCCGGTGCGCGGTGTCCGGTCCGTGGTGTCCGGTCCGTGGTGGTCCCGGACGCCCGTCCGACGCTCGTTCACCGACCCGCCACCCCGCGCGCGCCCGCACGGCCTACGCTCGCGCCCATGGCGCACCCCACCGCTGCGGTCCCCGCCGGCGCTCCCGTCGCGGAGCCGCCCCTCGTCCGTCGGCAGATCGCGGCCTGGGCCGCCTGGGACTGGGGGTCGGCCGCGTTCAACGCTGTCGTCACGACCTTCGTCTTCACCGTCTACCTGACGGGCTCGTCGTTCGCCGAGCCGGGCGCCGACGTCGAGGCCGCGACGGCGCTGCACAGCCAGTGGCTCGGCTGGGGCCTGGCCGCCGCGGGCGTCCTCGTCGCACTCACCGCCCCGGCGCTGGGCACGCTCGCCGACGCCGGCGGGCGCCGCCGCCCGCTGCTCGCGGTGACGTCGCTCGTCGTGGGCCTGTGCATCCTCGCGCTGTGGTTCGTGCAGCCCGCGGAGGGCGGCATGGCGGACGCGGTCCGCCTGGGCGTCACGCTGCTCGCGGTCGGCACCATCGCCGCCGAGATCGCGGGCGTCGCCTACAACGCGCTGCTCGTGCAGGTCAGCGGGCCGCGGACCATCGGCCGCGTCAGCGGCATCGGCTGGGGCGCGGGCTACGTCGGCGGCATCGTCCTGCTGCTCGTCCTGTACTTCGGCCTCATCCAGCCGGAGGTCGGGCTGTTCGGCGTGACGTCGCAGGACGGGCTGGACGTGCGCGTGTCGATGCTCGTCGCGGGCGCCTGGTTCCTCCTGTTCGCGGTGCCGGTGCTCGTCGCGGTCCCCGACCGGCGGCGCCCCGGCGCCCCGGCGCCCGTCGGTCTGGTCGGGGCGTACGCGACCGTCGGCCGGCACGTCGCGACGCTGTGGCGGGAGCGGCGCTCGACGCTGCGCTTCCTCGTGGCGAGCGCGGTCTTCCGCGACGGGCTCACGGGGGTGTTCACGTTCGGCGGCGTGCTCGCCGCGGGCACGTTCGGGTTCTCGCCCGGCGACGTCATCGTCTTCGCGATCGCCGCGAACGTCGTCGCGGGCGCCGCGACCATCGCCGCGGGGTGGCTCGACGACCGGTTCGGGCCGCGGCGCGTCGTGACGTGGTCGCTGGTCGTGCTGGTCGTCGCCGGGACGGCGGTGTTCCTGCTGCACGACCTCGGCGCCTCGGCGTTCTGGGCGGGCGGGCTCGTGCTGTCCGCGTGCGTGGGCCCCGCGCAGACCGCGTCGCGGGCGCTGCTGGCGCGGCTGGCCGAGCCGGGCCGCGAGACCGAGATGTTCGGCCTGTACGCGACGACGGGACGTGCGGCGACGTTCCTCGCGCCGGCGGCGTTCTCGGTCGCGATCGCGCTCGGCGGCGGTCAGCAGTACTGGGGGATCCTCGGGATCGTCGCGGTGCTGCTGCTGGGTCTGCTGCTGTTCGTGCCCGTGCGCTTCCCGCGCGGCCTCGGCGTCGACGGGCGGCGCGACGTGGCGACGACGACGATGAGCGCGTGACGAGCACGCACGCGCAGGACCGGGCGGCGGACGAGACGACGGGCGACTGGTCGCCCGACCCCCTGCTCCCGGACAGCGAGGTGCGCACCCTCCCGGCGTGGCGGCCGGCCCCGGGAGGCCCGCAGTGGCGCGCCGTCGCCGCCGGGGGTGCCGCACCGGTGCTGACGCTCGTGCGGCCGCTCGCGCAGCCGCCGGCGCCGCACGGCGTCGTCGTGCACCTGCACGGGTACAACGACTACGCGTTCGCGACGCCGCTGCCGGACGCGCTGCGCCAGGCCGGGTGGGCGTACCTCGCCGTCGACGCGCGCCGGGCCGGGCGCTCGACGCGCCCCGGCGACGTGCCGCACTACCAGGGCGACCTGCGTGAGCAGGCGTCGGACCTGGGGCGCGCGGTCGCGGCGGCGCGGACGAGGTGGCCCGACGTGCCCGTCGTCGTGCACGGCCACTCGACCGGCGGCCTCGTGGCCGCCCTGTGGGCGCACGCGCACCGCGTCCGCGGCGGGGCGGACGCGCTCGTCCTCAACAGCCCCTTCCTCTCGGTCGAGCGGTCGTGGGTGACACCGCTGCAGGACCAGGCGCTGCGCCCGCTCGCGCGCACCGCCCCGCTGCGCGTGCTGGCCGGCTCGCCATCGCACTACGCGGCCCGGATGCGCGAGCGGTGGGAGTTCGACACCGAGCTCAAGCGCCCCGACGGGGTGCCCGTGCGGGCCGGGTGGCTGGCGGCCGTGCGGGCGGGGCAGCGGCGCGTCGCGGCCGGACTCGAGATCGCCGTCCCCACGCTGGTCGCGCGCTCGGCGCGGTCGACGGCCGACCTCGGCGAGGGGGACGACCTCGACACCGTGGACACGGTGCTCGACGTGACGACGATCGCCGCGCTCGCGCCGGGCCTGGGCACCGACGTGCGGGAGGTGGTCGTGGAGGGCGGCGTGCACGACCTCGTGCTCTCGCACGACGAGCCGCGACGGGCGTACCTCGACGCGCTCGTGCGGTTCCTGGACGAGGTGGCGGACCGGCCGCGGGGATGAGGGGCGGCGTCCGCGCGGTTGCTGCGGACGTGACCCGTCGTGCGAGCGAGGAGGCCCGATGAGCGCCGACAGCACCACCCTGACCGACGAGGACCGCACGCTGCTGCGCCGGCCGCTGCACGCGTTCTTCACGGCCGCGGCCGGGCCCGTGCCGCCGCAGCCGCGGCCCGTGTGGTTCGAGCTCGCGGACGACGACACCGTCCAGCTGTTCACCGGCCCGGAGTCCCTCAAGGTGCGGCACCTGCGCCGCGACCCGCGGGCGTCGCTGGTCGTCGCAGCGCCGGTGGGCGAGCGGGAGCACTGGGTGGCGGTGAGCGGTCCGGTCACGGTCGAGGCGGACGGCGCGCACGAGCTCGCCGCCCGCCTGGCCGCCCGCTACTGGGACCTGGACGACCCGGCCCGCTCCCGGG includes these proteins:
- a CDS encoding alpha/beta fold hydrolase → MTSTHAQDRAADETTGDWSPDPLLPDSEVRTLPAWRPAPGGPQWRAVAAGGAAPVLTLVRPLAQPPAPHGVVVHLHGYNDYAFATPLPDALRQAGWAYLAVDARRAGRSTRPGDVPHYQGDLREQASDLGRAVAAARTRWPDVPVVVHGHSTGGLVAALWAHAHRVRGGADALVLNSPFLSVERSWVTPLQDQALRPLARTAPLRVLAGSPSHYAARMRERWEFDTELKRPDGVPVRAGWLAAVRAGQRRVAAGLEIAVPTLVARSARSTADLGEGDDLDTVDTVLDVTTIAALAPGLGTDVREVVVEGGVHDLVLSHDEPRRAYLDALVRFLDEVADRPRG
- a CDS encoding ATP-binding cassette domain-containing protein, translating into MEEPVIEVRGLRKAYGGRTVLGGVDLTVRRGQVLALLGPNGAGKTTTVRILATLVAPDGGTARVAGYDVRREPARVRAALSLTGQYAAVDELLTGEENVRLAARLAHVPRRLVRARAAEMLELFDLTDAARRTVRTYSGGMRRRLDLAVSLLSRPQVLVLDEPTTGLDPRSRAALWDVVRSVVAAGGTVLLTTQYLEEADALAHRVAVIDRGVVVADGTAAELKAAVGSAHVELALADGTTERLVTDGSVADVRRVLGDVERRRLDVVHWQVRTPTLDDAFLALTGHDTGPSAPADGRTPALATPALATSATTTVSSDREPR
- a CDS encoding TetR/AcrR family transcriptional regulator; translated protein: MDDDRSTPTTADDDPAARREAERARRDREKAERAAQKEAERARRDAEQARRQAEKDERDARRAAERRERERARADAERAKEDEQRRREREREAADAAREAARALREAEQADRAAALARRRAVREAEKARRQAERADPDVATPPDLADLPPDLAVLWRGSAPARRGPRPGLSLEQIADAGIALADAEGLEAVSMARLAESLGFTTMSLYRYVTSKDEVLMLMADRAAGRPPHVGPEVGGWRERTELLLELQRPVLAAHPWLARTTSTIFAVGPNRLAWMDAMLACLEDTRLTEPEKLSVVGVLSSHQLDWARLIDAYTVRERAAGDDEPADPDAVIARLVDPATQPALARAVAGGALDPAAAPPGPTGTGLDFGTRVILDGIAALVERRAQD
- a CDS encoding pyridoxamine 5'-phosphate oxidase family protein, whose amino-acid sequence is MSADSTTLTDEDRTLLRRPLHAFFTAAAGPVPPQPRPVWFELADDDTVQLFTGPESLKVRHLRRDPRASLVVAAPVGEREHWVAVSGPVTVEADGAHELAARLAARYWDLDDPARSRDLEGLLADDYVRLVLHPEQVRRTVF
- a CDS encoding MFS transporter, with the protein product MAHPTAAVPAGAPVAEPPLVRRQIAAWAAWDWGSAAFNAVVTTFVFTVYLTGSSFAEPGADVEAATALHSQWLGWGLAAAGVLVALTAPALGTLADAGGRRRPLLAVTSLVVGLCILALWFVQPAEGGMADAVRLGVTLLAVGTIAAEIAGVAYNALLVQVSGPRTIGRVSGIGWGAGYVGGIVLLLVLYFGLIQPEVGLFGVTSQDGLDVRVSMLVAGAWFLLFAVPVLVAVPDRRRPGAPAPVGLVGAYATVGRHVATLWRERRSTLRFLVASAVFRDGLTGVFTFGGVLAAGTFGFSPGDVIVFAIAANVVAGAATIAAGWLDDRFGPRRVVTWSLVVLVVAGTAVFLLHDLGASAFWAGGLVLSACVGPAQTASRALLARLAEPGRETEMFGLYATTGRAATFLAPAAFSVAIALGGGQQYWGILGIVAVLLLGLLLFVPVRFPRGLGVDGRRDVATTTMSA
- a CDS encoding ABC transporter permease yields the protein MTTVDLTPRPVPPPPGPLDAVRDTLALVGRSVRRSTRQLDTLLLAVLLPVVLLLMFVYVFGGAISTGMAYVDFVVPAIVLLTAGYGAATTAVDVAGDMTNGIVDRFRSMPVPAGAVLTGHVVASLARNALSTALVVVVALLVGFDPAASAGGWLAALGVLTVYVLALTWVAVAIGLVASGPEAASGFTFVILFLPYLSSAFVPVDTMPGVLATVAGLNPVTPTADALRALLLGMPVGSTVLVAAAWWVGVLVVARAAAAVLFRRR